The proteins below come from a single Chitinophaga pinensis DSM 2588 genomic window:
- the aspS gene encoding aspartate--tRNA ligase, protein MYRTHTCGELRLEHQGTQVSLSGWIQTIRKFGSITFVDLRDRYGITQLLFGESFNDQLDAQPLGREFVIQAKGTVTERSNKNPNIPTGDIEITISEFTILNAAKTPPFTVQDDTDGGDELRMKYRYLDLRRNIVKQNLELRYRVNRSARNYLDSRGFMDIETPFLIKSTPEGARDFVVPSRMNPNEFYALPQSPQTFKQLLMVSGYDRYYQIVKCFRDEDLRADRQPEFTQIDCEMSFVDQEDILNTFENMMKHIFMEIKGISFEDAFPRMTWDDAMEFYGNDKPDIRFDMKLVNMNDTAKGANFKVFDDAELVVAICAKGCAEYTRKQLDELTEWVKRPQIGMSGLIYARYNADGTIKSSVDKFFDEEKLKGWAAKCQAEPGDLILVLAGKEERTRKAMSELRLEMGERLGLRDKNVFKPLWVIDFPLFEYAEEENRWVARHHPFTSPKPEHIEWMNDLSKYADIKANAYDIVLNGTEVGGGSIRIFQRDLQEKMFAALGMSPEEANHKFGFLLGAFEYGAPPHGGIAFGFDRLCSLLGGSETIRDFIAFPKNNSGRDVMLDAPSAIDQAQLNELKISLVK, encoded by the coding sequence GCATCAGGGCACACAGGTATCGTTGTCTGGCTGGATTCAGACAATCAGGAAATTCGGAAGTATCACATTTGTCGACCTGCGTGACCGTTATGGTATTACACAGCTGCTGTTCGGAGAGTCTTTCAATGATCAGCTGGACGCACAGCCGCTGGGCCGTGAGTTCGTTATACAGGCAAAAGGTACTGTAACTGAGCGTTCTAATAAAAACCCAAATATTCCTACGGGTGATATTGAAATCACGATTAGTGAGTTTACTATATTAAATGCAGCTAAAACGCCTCCTTTCACTGTACAGGATGATACGGATGGTGGAGATGAGCTGCGTATGAAATACCGTTACCTTGACCTGCGCCGTAACATCGTAAAGCAGAACCTTGAACTGCGTTACCGTGTAAACAGATCTGCGCGTAACTATCTGGACAGCAGAGGTTTCATGGATATTGAAACCCCTTTCCTGATTAAGTCTACACCAGAAGGTGCACGTGACTTCGTGGTACCAAGCCGTATGAACCCTAATGAGTTCTATGCGTTGCCACAGTCTCCGCAGACCTTCAAGCAGCTGCTGATGGTGAGTGGTTATGACAGATATTACCAGATTGTAAAATGTTTCCGTGACGAGGATTTACGTGCTGACCGTCAGCCGGAGTTCACACAGATCGACTGTGAAATGAGCTTTGTTGACCAGGAAGATATCCTGAATACCTTTGAGAACATGATGAAACATATCTTCATGGAAATCAAGGGTATCAGTTTTGAGGATGCTTTCCCGCGTATGACCTGGGATGATGCAATGGAGTTCTACGGTAATGACAAACCGGATATCCGTTTCGACATGAAGCTGGTGAACATGAACGATACCGCTAAAGGCGCCAACTTCAAAGTATTTGACGATGCTGAACTGGTGGTAGCGATCTGTGCAAAAGGTTGTGCTGAGTACACCCGTAAGCAGCTGGATGAACTGACTGAGTGGGTAAAACGTCCTCAGATCGGCATGAGTGGTCTGATTTATGCGAGATATAATGCAGATGGAACAATAAAAAGCTCTGTCGATAAGTTCTTTGATGAAGAGAAATTGAAGGGCTGGGCGGCAAAATGTCAGGCAGAACCAGGTGACCTGATCCTGGTGCTGGCGGGTAAAGAGGAACGCACCCGCAAGGCAATGAGTGAGTTACGCCTGGAAATGGGCGAACGTCTGGGACTGAGAGACAAGAATGTATTTAAGCCACTGTGGGTGATCGATTTCCCGCTGTTTGAATATGCTGAAGAGGAAAACCGCTGGGTAGCCCGTCACCATCCGTTTACATCTCCTAAACCGGAGCATATCGAATGGATGAATGACCTGTCCAAATATGCAGACATCAAGGCAAATGCATATGATATCGTGCTGAACGGTACAGAAGTGGGCGGTGGCTCCATCCGAATATTCCAGCGTGACCTGCAGGAAAAAATGTTTGCAGCGCTCGGTATGAGCCCTGAGGAGGCAAACCATAAATTCGGCTTCCTGCTGGGAGCATTTGAATATGGTGCACCGCCACACGGAGGTATTGCCTTCGGCTTTGACCGCCTGTGCTCGCTGCTGGGTGGAAGTGAAACAATACGAGACTTTATAGCATTCCCTAAGAATAATTCCGGCCGTGATGTGATGCTGGACGCGCCTAGCGCAATTGATCAGGCTCAGCTGAATGAGCTGAAGATCAGCCTGGTGAAATAG
- a CDS encoding glucosaminidase domain-containing protein yields the protein MTCKKMFSRGWFCAMLGILLLIGNSAFSQRSVTNYVKKYKPTAIRIMNETGIPASVIMGVAMLESGMGTSKNAKYLHNHFGIVGRNTLHKQKGVAYRSRYKEFANAEASFDYFANMVSKKKWFSSLKGNTEYKLWLKHMNHAGYSSAGHEWVKRVTSMISRYKLYKLDEQMAYTGS from the coding sequence ATGACATGTAAGAAAATGTTCAGCAGGGGATGGTTTTGTGCAATGCTGGGTATACTTTTGCTGATAGGCAATTCGGCTTTTTCACAACGTTCGGTAACTAATTATGTGAAGAAGTACAAGCCTACAGCTATCCGTATTATGAATGAAACAGGTATACCGGCAAGTGTGATAATGGGCGTAGCTATGCTTGAGTCGGGAATGGGGACCAGTAAGAATGCAAAATACTTGCACAACCATTTCGGGATTGTCGGACGTAATACCCTTCACAAACAGAAAGGAGTGGCCTACCGCTCCAGATACAAAGAGTTCGCCAACGCAGAGGCATCGTTTGATTACTTTGCGAATATGGTGAGCAAAAAGAAGTGGTTCTCTTCATTGAAAGGAAACACTGAATACAAACTCTGGCTCAAACACATGAACCATGCGGGATATTCGTCCGCAGGCCATGAATGGGTGAAAAGAGTTACAAGCATGATCAGTCGCTATAAATTGTACAAACTGGATGAGCAAATGGCATACACGGGGAGTTAA